In the genome of Criblamydia sequanensis CRIB-18, one region contains:
- a CDS encoding GIY-YIG nuclease family protein, with protein sequence MKILDWKVYIIKAASGKLYTGVTTDLEKRLKDHQSSKRGASFFRFSHPEEIVFQENHPNRSQAQKRESAIKKMSRQAKLELIGSFSKGDS encoded by the coding sequence ATGAAAATTTTAGATTGGAAAGTTTATATAATCAAGGCAGCTTCGGGAAAATTGTATACCGGGGTGACAACGGATTTAGAAAAAAGATTAAAAGATCACCAAAGTTCAAAAAGAGGGGCGTCCTTTTTTCGATTCTCCCACCCTGAAGAAATTGTCTTTCAGGAAAACCACCCCAATAGGTCTCAAGCTCAAAAAAGAGAAAGCGCCATAAAAAAAATGAGCCGGCAAGCCAAGCTTGAACTCATTGGCAGCTTTTCCAAAGGAGACTCGTGA
- the ycaC gene encoding isochorismate family cysteine hydrolase YcaC has translation MPASVKYKRLDKDNAAVLLVDHQTGLINLVQDFTPNEFKNNVLALANLAKFFKLPTILTTSFEDGPNGPIVPELKELFPKSIIPRPGQINAWDNKDFVKAVKATKKKQLIIAGVVTDVCVAFPALSALEEGYDVYVVVDASGTFNEAVRDAAWHRMAYAGAQLMNWFSVACELHRDWRNDIEGLGTLLSNHLPNYRNLINSYLSKPLNKKKG, from the coding sequence ATGCCAGCTTCCGTCAAATACAAACGTCTCGATAAGGATAATGCGGCTGTCTTGCTTGTTGACCATCAAACAGGGCTGATCAATCTTGTTCAAGATTTTACACCTAATGAGTTTAAAAACAATGTCTTGGCGCTAGCAAATCTTGCAAAATTCTTTAAATTGCCCACCATTTTAACCACAAGCTTTGAAGACGGGCCAAATGGTCCGATTGTCCCGGAACTTAAAGAGCTCTTTCCAAAATCCATTATTCCAAGGCCCGGTCAAATCAACGCTTGGGATAATAAGGACTTTGTGAAAGCCGTAAAAGCTACCAAAAAAAAGCAGCTCATCATAGCCGGTGTTGTCACAGATGTTTGTGTCGCTTTTCCGGCTCTTTCAGCTCTTGAAGAAGGGTATGACGTCTACGTTGTTGTGGATGCTTCAGGAACTTTTAATGAAGCCGTTAGGGACGCTGCTTGGCATCGGATGGCGTATGCCGGGGCGCAATTGATGAACTGGTTTAGTGTTGCCTGCGAGCTGCACCGCGACTGGAGAAACGATATTGAGGGCCTTGGAACATTATTATCGAATCATCTGCCCAACTATCGAAATTTGATCAACAGCTACCTCTCAAAGCCTTTAAATAAGAAAAAAGGCTAG
- a CDS encoding IPT/TIG domain-containing protein → MSLIRVLFLSLSFLLISNNWLRADPPEVISVNPKSYSTTGGEEITIFGSNFTGTTAVSIGPYTAASFNEVGDFAVTAILPAMVPGPYYVSVTTAEGTNSNSYNNQIMVEGNPYAYITANNTSEVYPIPVLSNLPETPISIGTSPERLAITPDGRFAYILDSGTNEVLVFDITSRTQVDSIPTGGTLPYAIAITPDGSTAYVVNQTSENITPIDIATNTAGTLIALPAGSIPTDISISTNGLTAYVVNSGLNSLSPITIPANTIGTAIPIGSSPWGIAVTPDGTTAYVSSMGSNTVIPLDLGTNTPGTPIAVGPSPRAIAIRSNNLTAYVLNSGDNTVTPIDITTNTAGSPTNAISSSEDMAISPILASFGMGYVTSPGSNEYLTLIISGNTLGDSRNLFPSNPFGVAFVPEPSPIAEFFATPASPGNATSFNAQGSLSPVGGFSNYAWDFGDGNTQNTTSSTINHVYNSSGPFNVILTVTTQFGTSNTVLFTGKTVSNDGQSFASVTKEVIIPPAPVPTVTNVNPNTGPTSGGTVITITGTNFYDVQSVTFGLSPAASYVVNSDTSITATTPAHVAGVVDVRVANLSGTSPITPNDNFIFNGNPPTVTNVNPNSGPTTGGGAVTLTGTNFTGATSVTFGANPALFVINNSTTITATAPAGSVGSVNVIVENADGPSAADPANLYTYTAVLPVVTSVSPNSGLTSGGEIVTISGSNFTGATSVFFGLNAAVFVVNNDNTITATAPLGSEGTVHVIVTNADGPSTPSVSDEYTYIALPTTPAVSSISPTSGTVNGGTAVSITGSNFTGATNVLFGMTPATSFIVEADNSISAIAPPGVPGTVTVFVVSPSGISSAGPNTSFTYFIPQPLPPSDFAGKAKRNKFATQTEYFNLLTWVPSPDPTVVSYEIYEFGTLIAVIPASGPTFFENHNLRKNRVYEYTLYSVNGSGIKSDPVFIVVTP, encoded by the coding sequence ATGTCCTTGATTCGCGTACTTTTTTTATCCCTTTCATTTTTGCTAATTTCGAATAACTGGTTGAGGGCTGACCCGCCTGAAGTTATCAGTGTTAATCCCAAAAGTTATTCAACAACTGGAGGAGAAGAGATCACTATTTTTGGCAGCAATTTTACAGGAACCACCGCTGTCTCTATCGGTCCTTATACAGCTGCAAGCTTTAATGAAGTCGGCGATTTTGCTGTAACAGCTATTCTTCCTGCCATGGTTCCAGGCCCCTATTACGTTTCTGTCACGACAGCCGAAGGCACAAATAGCAATAGTTATAACAATCAAATTATGGTGGAGGGAAACCCTTACGCTTATATAACAGCTAATAACACTTCCGAGGTTTATCCAATACCGGTCTTATCAAATTTACCGGAAACTCCGATTTCGATTGGGACATCCCCTGAGAGATTAGCGATCACACCGGATGGCCGATTTGCTTATATTTTAGACTCCGGTACAAATGAGGTGCTGGTTTTTGATATTACTTCAAGAACACAAGTGGACAGTATTCCGACAGGAGGAACCCTTCCTTACGCCATTGCCATTACGCCAGACGGATCAACCGCTTATGTTGTGAATCAAACCTCTGAAAATATCACCCCGATTGATATTGCGACAAATACAGCCGGAACTCTAATCGCTTTACCGGCAGGTTCTATTCCAACAGACATTTCAATTTCAACCAATGGTTTGACAGCTTACGTCGTGAATAGCGGTCTAAATAGCTTAAGTCCGATTACCATTCCGGCCAATACCATTGGAACAGCTATTCCCATCGGATCTTCTCCTTGGGGGATAGCAGTGACCCCCGATGGGACTACAGCTTATGTGAGTTCTATGGGCTCAAATACAGTAATTCCTCTTGACCTTGGAACCAATACGCCCGGCACCCCAATAGCTGTTGGACCAAGTCCAAGAGCTATAGCTATTAGAAGCAATAATCTAACGGCTTATGTTCTTAATTCAGGAGATAATACTGTAACTCCGATTGACATTACGACAAACACAGCAGGATCACCGACTAACGCTATTTCATCTTCTGAAGATATGGCTATTTCTCCAATCCTTGCTTCTTTTGGTATGGGCTATGTTACATCCCCTGGAAGCAATGAATACCTTACCTTGATCATAAGCGGTAATACTTTAGGGGACTCAAGAAATTTATTTCCTTCCAATCCATTTGGGGTAGCTTTTGTGCCGGAACCCTCACCTATTGCTGAGTTTTTTGCAACACCTGCCTCCCCCGGAAATGCGACTTCCTTTAACGCGCAAGGCTCTCTTTCTCCGGTTGGAGGATTTTCAAATTATGCTTGGGACTTTGGCGATGGCAACACCCAGAATACAACAAGCAGCACTATTAACCATGTTTATAATTCAAGCGGCCCTTTTAATGTCATCTTAACTGTGACTACTCAGTTCGGCACTAGCAACACGGTTTTATTTACCGGAAAAACTGTAAGCAATGATGGGCAGTCTTTTGCTTCTGTTACAAAAGAAGTCATTATTCCACCAGCTCCCGTACCGACTGTCACAAACGTTAACCCGAATACCGGACCGACTTCGGGAGGAACTGTTATCACAATTACAGGAACCAATTTTTATGATGTCCAATCGGTGACTTTTGGCTTGAGTCCTGCAGCTTCCTATGTTGTAAATAGCGACACTTCAATTACGGCAACAACCCCCGCCCACGTTGCCGGCGTTGTCGATGTGAGGGTTGCAAACTTGTCCGGAACCTCTCCCATCACTCCAAATGACAATTTTATCTTTAATGGTAATCCACCGACGGTTACTAATGTGAATCCTAACTCAGGGCCTACCACCGGCGGCGGAGCTGTTACCTTAACAGGGACAAACTTTACCGGCGCTACCTCCGTTACCTTTGGTGCTAACCCTGCTTTATTTGTAATTAATAATAGCACTACCATCACAGCTACAGCTCCAGCCGGCAGTGTTGGTTCTGTCAATGTGATTGTCGAAAATGCGGATGGCCCATCCGCTGCAGACCCTGCAAATCTTTACACTTATACAGCTGTTTTACCCGTTGTGACGAGTGTCAGTCCTAATAGCGGGCTGACAAGCGGCGGAGAAATTGTTACAATATCAGGATCAAACTTCACAGGCGCAACCTCCGTATTTTTTGGTCTTAATGCCGCTGTTTTTGTGGTAAATAATGATAACACCATCACAGCTACAGCACCTTTAGGAAGCGAGGGAACGGTTCATGTGATTGTCACAAATGCCGATGGCCCCTCAACACCTTCTGTTTCTGATGAATATACTTATATAGCCTTGCCGACAACCCCTGCCGTATCAAGCATTAGTCCGACGAGTGGAACAGTTAATGGGGGGACTGCTGTTTCCATAACCGGTTCAAACTTCACAGGAGCTACAAATGTTTTGTTTGGAATGACACCTGCAACTTCTTTTATTGTAGAGGCGGATAATTCAATCAGTGCTATTGCACCGCCGGGAGTTCCTGGAACTGTCACAGTATTTGTTGTATCCCCAAGCGGAATATCATCTGCCGGACCCAATACTTCTTTCACCTATTTCATCCCGCAACCTCTACCGCCTTCTGATTTTGCCGGAAAAGCTAAGAGAAATAAATTCGCCACTCAAACCGAATATTTTAATCTTTTGACTTGGGTTCCAAGTCCGGATCCAACGGTGGTGAGTTACGAAATTTATGAATTTGGAACGCTCATTGCCGTGATTCCTGCAAGCGGGCCTACCTTTTTTGAAAATCATAACTTAAGGAAGAACAGGGTTTATGAGTACACTCTCTATTCTGTAAATGGATCAGGGATAAAAAGCGATCCTGTCTTTATTGTGGTAACCCCATAA
- a CDS encoding BON domain-containing protein — protein MLKFNKGDGYSRDVAEDEVRNWNFDRTRTYSTREDESWKTKRASADDNGWLKWLLGLGIPLLLIGGYLIHHNAKEREEVEAGRTYTATEERMITETPEDRLISQSIRNALVENGALATERNIRIETQNGVVTIRGFVTTPQERDQIIRTIRNIRNVRQVNNQLVVK, from the coding sequence TTGCTAAAATTCAACAAAGGAGATGGCTATAGCCGTGATGTTGCAGAAGATGAAGTAAGAAATTGGAATTTTGATAGAACCAGAACTTATTCTACAAGAGAAGACGAATCTTGGAAAACAAAAAGAGCTTCAGCTGATGACAACGGCTGGTTAAAGTGGTTGCTTGGCCTTGGTATTCCACTTCTTTTAATCGGCGGTTATTTAATCCACCATAACGCAAAAGAGCGTGAAGAAGTGGAAGCCGGCAGAACTTATACTGCAACTGAAGAAAGAATGATCACTGAAACACCGGAAGATAGATTAATTTCTCAAAGCATCAGAAATGCTCTTGTTGAAAACGGCGCTTTAGCTACTGAAAGAAACATCCGTATTGAAACTCAAAATGGCGTTGTCACTATCCGTGGATTTGTTACAACTCCACAAGAGCGTGATCAAATTATCCGAACAATCCGAAACATCCGAAATGTAAGACAAGTTAACAACCAACTCGTGGTTAAATAA
- a CDS encoding VOC family protein, with the protein MKPIVPYLLFNGNCKEAMNFYKDCFGGNLEIFTFADAPDPSACGNAKPDQIMHASLTKGDFVLMASDDPMGAPKAGNTISLSIPVDTIEETKALFNKLAEGGNITMPLAETFWAAQFGMLTDKYGFHWMLNCDN; encoded by the coding sequence ATGAAACCCATCGTACCTTACTTGCTTTTCAACGGAAACTGTAAAGAGGCCATGAATTTTTATAAGGATTGCTTTGGCGGAAACCTTGAAATATTTACTTTTGCCGATGCGCCGGATCCATCTGCTTGCGGAAATGCGAAGCCTGACCAAATCATGCATGCATCCCTAACAAAAGGGGATTTTGTTTTAATGGCCTCTGATGACCCGATGGGGGCACCGAAAGCCGGCAACACTATCTCTTTGAGCATCCCGGTCGATACCATCGAAGAGACAAAAGCTTTATTTAATAAACTTGCTGAAGGGGGTAATATCACAATGCCTCTTGCCGAGACTTTCTGGGCCGCCCAATTTGGCATGCTAACCGACAAATACGGTTTTCATTGGATGCTGAACTGCGATAATTAA
- a CDS encoding DMT family transporter, which translates to MLIKSDSVKASLLAVTAFFFMAVFGLLTKIALQDSPTIWVSFIAYLTGTLALFPYILKKGFSYLKSDHYTLLFGRALIGTLASFLYSLSIHYIPIVNGTLLFNTAPIFIPILALLFLKVKVSNSVWLAVALGFLGITIIIKPTEAILSEPGNLIALLSGFCLAIAYLLMKLLTGTDPGIRIIFYYLGLGTLVQIPFLLFSSSWPGIEGFLFALASGLSLCLAQYCLVSAYKYANASEVGVYQYSTVAFVGIFDWLIWNMIPGWWDLIGILLVVMAGMIIIRSHNHNDKVKAN; encoded by the coding sequence GTGCTCATAAAATCAGACAGCGTTAAAGCAAGCCTTCTTGCCGTTACCGCTTTTTTCTTCATGGCAGTATTTGGCCTATTAACCAAAATTGCTTTGCAAGACAGCCCAACTATTTGGGTAAGTTTTATTGCCTATCTTACGGGAACGCTTGCCCTTTTTCCCTATATTCTAAAAAAAGGGTTTTCCTACCTTAAATCTGACCACTACACCCTTCTTTTCGGAAGGGCCCTTATCGGGACTTTAGCAAGCTTTCTCTACTCCCTTTCCATCCACTACATCCCGATCGTTAATGGTACGCTTCTCTTTAATACAGCGCCTATTTTTATTCCGATCTTGGCGCTTCTTTTTCTCAAAGTAAAAGTATCAAACAGTGTATGGCTAGCAGTAGCCCTTGGATTTTTGGGGATTACGATCATTATTAAACCTACAGAGGCCATCTTAAGCGAGCCCGGCAATTTAATTGCACTTCTTTCAGGCTTTTGTCTTGCCATCGCTTATTTACTTATGAAGCTTCTTACCGGCACCGATCCCGGGATAAGAATTATTTTTTATTATCTGGGCTTAGGGACTTTAGTGCAGATCCCTTTCCTGTTATTTAGCTCTTCCTGGCCGGGAATAGAAGGGTTTCTTTTTGCTTTAGCAAGCGGACTTTCTCTTTGTTTGGCGCAATATTGTTTAGTCTCAGCCTATAAATACGCCAATGCTTCTGAAGTTGGAGTGTATCAATACAGCACAGTAGCGTTTGTTGGAATCTTTGATTGGCTGATCTGGAATATGATTCCGGGATGGTGGGATTTAATTGGAATTCTTCTTGTGGTTATGGCCGGCATGATCATCATCCGGTCGCATAACCATAACGATAAAGTGAAAGCAAATTAA
- a CDS encoding peptide chain release factor family protein, with the protein MSLIHLPSSDEDLLAECRVETFKSSGSGGQHVNTTDSAVRLVHLPTGIRVTSQKERSQYLNKQECLSKIRKKAALLNYRKPRRVATKTPRSVKLKNKLKKTKESLKKKLRKAPKRDEE; encoded by the coding sequence GTGAGCTTAATTCATCTTCCATCAAGCGATGAGGACCTTTTAGCTGAATGCCGCGTAGAAACGTTTAAATCAAGCGGAAGCGGCGGCCAGCATGTCAATACAACCGATAGCGCTGTTCGGTTGGTTCACCTGCCCACCGGAATCCGGGTCACAAGCCAAAAAGAGAGAAGCCAATACCTCAATAAGCAAGAATGCCTATCCAAAATTCGAAAAAAAGCAGCTCTTTTAAATTATCGAAAGCCGAGACGCGTCGCAACTAAAACGCCTAGATCAGTCAAATTAAAAAATAAGTTAAAAAAGACAAAAGAATCTCTAAAAAAGAAATTGAGAAAAGCGCCTAAAAGAGACGAGGAATAG
- a CDS encoding NAD(P)-dependent alcohol dehydrogenase produces MIKAIGYAAKSSFSSLKPLSIERRNPGPHDVVVEILYCGICHSDIHQAQNEWKNTIYPCVPGHEITGRVVQVGSKVKKFKTGDAVAIGPMIDSCSECQSCQEGLEQYCEKGYLGAYNGNARYPSETNLTFGGFSNMIVVQQDFVFAIPKNIDLAEAAPLMCAGITTYSPLRYWNVGKGTKVGIVGLGGLGHMAIKLALAMGAEVTLITHSPEKKAHAKKLGVKKVIVSTDKKSMEKNANTLDFILSTIPESHDANPYIGLLKRDGVLTVVGCIAPLAKATDLSKMMFDRKTLSTSLLGGVNETEELLKFCSKNNIKADVKIIPIEDVNKAFKSIGKSEPDFRYVIDMTTIKNKKEEKGLLRILGL; encoded by the coding sequence ATGATTAAAGCCATAGGTTATGCAGCCAAGAGTTCATTCAGTTCTTTAAAACCTCTATCCATTGAACGTCGAAACCCAGGTCCCCACGATGTCGTGGTTGAAATTCTATACTGCGGTATTTGCCACTCAGATATTCATCAAGCCCAAAATGAATGGAAAAACACGATTTACCCATGTGTTCCAGGCCATGAAATCACAGGAAGAGTCGTTCAAGTGGGATCCAAAGTAAAAAAATTTAAAACGGGCGATGCCGTCGCCATTGGCCCCATGATTGACTCTTGCAGTGAATGTCAAAGCTGTCAAGAAGGCCTTGAACAGTACTGCGAAAAAGGGTATTTGGGGGCCTACAATGGAAATGCCAGATACCCAAGCGAGACCAATTTAACCTTTGGCGGCTTTTCAAATATGATTGTCGTTCAACAAGATTTTGTTTTTGCAATCCCTAAAAACATCGATTTAGCAGAAGCGGCCCCACTAATGTGCGCTGGCATTACTACCTACTCTCCTTTACGATATTGGAATGTCGGGAAAGGAACAAAAGTTGGAATAGTCGGACTTGGCGGACTTGGTCACATGGCGATTAAACTAGCCTTAGCCATGGGGGCTGAGGTGACTTTGATCACCCACTCACCAGAAAAAAAAGCCCATGCAAAAAAACTTGGAGTTAAAAAGGTCATTGTATCAACCGATAAGAAATCCATGGAGAAAAATGCCAATACCTTGGATTTTATCCTTAGTACCATTCCGGAGTCTCATGATGCCAATCCGTATATCGGGCTTCTTAAGCGAGATGGCGTCTTGACTGTTGTCGGCTGTATTGCTCCTTTAGCCAAAGCCACAGATCTTAGTAAAATGATGTTTGATAGAAAAACGCTTAGCACCTCTTTACTTGGTGGAGTTAATGAAACTGAGGAATTATTAAAATTTTGCAGTAAAAATAACATCAAAGCGGATGTTAAAATTATTCCCATAGAAGACGTTAATAAAGCGTTTAAAAGCATCGGAAAATCAGAACCTGATTTTCGATATGTCATTGACATGACAACCATTAAAAATAAGAAAGAGGAAAAAGGATTGCTTCGAATACTTGGGCTATAA
- a CDS encoding cyclase family protein, whose product MFDKIIDLSVPIENNLYSDPSFMLPKITYTTHEESVPQMTSLFPGLAKEDLPDGEAWAVEHVELSTHNGTHLDAPYHYASTMECGQKATRIDEIPLDWCFRPGLKLDFTSFEDGYLVTKKDIDKELKRIGYEIKPFDIVLVNTRAGKLYGTKDYLSSGCGMGREATLYLLEKGVKITGTDAWSWDAPFIHTASKFKEKKDPSIIWEGHKAGRERAYCHLEKLTNLELLPPFGFTVSCFPIKIKSASAAWTRALALL is encoded by the coding sequence ATGTTTGATAAAATTATTGACCTTTCGGTCCCGATAGAAAATAACCTTTATTCCGACCCTTCCTTCATGCTTCCTAAAATAACCTATACGACTCATGAGGAAAGCGTCCCGCAAATGACCTCGCTTTTTCCAGGTCTCGCTAAAGAGGATCTACCGGATGGAGAAGCTTGGGCTGTTGAGCATGTCGAGCTATCCACTCATAACGGCACTCATCTTGATGCCCCTTATCACTATGCAAGCACCATGGAGTGCGGTCAAAAAGCAACACGTATAGATGAGATCCCTCTGGATTGGTGCTTTAGACCCGGTTTAAAACTTGATTTTACCTCTTTTGAAGATGGCTATCTTGTCACTAAAAAAGACATTGATAAAGAACTAAAACGGATTGGATACGAAATCAAACCTTTCGATATTGTCCTTGTCAATACACGAGCCGGAAAGCTTTATGGAACCAAAGATTACCTATCTTCCGGCTGCGGTATGGGCCGTGAAGCCACTTTATACTTACTTGAAAAGGGAGTCAAAATCACCGGAACCGACGCCTGGAGCTGGGACGCCCCTTTTATTCATACGGCTTCAAAATTTAAGGAAAAGAAAGATCCTTCAATTATTTGGGAGGGTCATAAGGCAGGGCGAGAGCGCGCTTACTGTCATCTTGAAAAGCTAACCAATCTTGAACTTTTGCCCCCTTTTGGATTTACGGTTAGCTGCTTTCCGATCAAAATAAAAAGTGCTTCTGCCGCCTGGACAAGAGCCCTTGCCCTTCTCTAA
- a CDS encoding dodecin family protein, which produces MSVAKVIEIICEGDTIENALKNGIKDVTKTVKNVKQINVKHVEAIVNKNKIASFRVNANVTFVVDN; this is translated from the coding sequence ATGTCTGTTGCAAAAGTAATCGAAATTATCTGTGAAGGCGATACCATAGAAAATGCTTTAAAAAATGGCATTAAAGACGTGACTAAAACTGTAAAAAACGTAAAACAAATTAACGTCAAGCATGTTGAAGCGATTGTAAATAAGAATAAAATCGCAAGCTTCCGTGTTAATGCTAATGTGACATTTGTAGTTGATAACTAA
- a CDS encoding SDR family NAD(P)-dependent oxidoreductase: protein MDLKIKDKVALVTGSSNGIGFAIAKELAKEGAVVFVNGRNADRVNDAINLILTENPKAKLKPLIADLSDLKEIDKTFQKIPSVDILVNNLGIYEIVPFDEITDEKWQHLFEVNVLSGIRLSRHYLKPMLEQNSGRIVFISSESGIMIPSEMIHYGFTKTSQLALAQGLAQLTKGTKVTVNSVLPGPTWTEGVEKFIAEGAKKKGLTSKQMEDDFFKTMRPSSLLQRFIKPEEIASLVAYVCSPLSAATNGAALRAEGGLIRSVI, encoded by the coding sequence ATGGATCTTAAAATTAAAGATAAAGTGGCTCTTGTAACAGGCTCAAGCAATGGGATTGGATTTGCCATTGCAAAAGAGCTTGCCAAGGAAGGTGCGGTTGTCTTTGTTAATGGAAGGAATGCGGATCGAGTGAATGATGCGATCAACCTTATTCTTACTGAAAATCCTAAGGCTAAATTAAAGCCTCTCATAGCCGACCTTAGCGACTTAAAGGAAATTGATAAAACCTTTCAAAAGATCCCGAGCGTTGATATTTTAGTGAATAACTTAGGGATTTATGAAATTGTACCTTTTGATGAAATAACAGATGAAAAGTGGCAGCATCTTTTTGAAGTTAATGTATTGAGCGGCATTCGTTTGAGCCGGCATTACCTTAAGCCCATGTTAGAACAAAACTCTGGCAGGATTGTCTTTATTTCAAGCGAGTCAGGGATTATGATTCCAAGTGAAATGATTCATTACGGATTTACTAAAACCTCTCAGCTTGCTTTAGCTCAAGGGCTTGCTCAACTGACCAAAGGGACCAAAGTTACAGTGAATAGCGTTCTTCCGGGACCCACCTGGACAGAAGGGGTAGAGAAGTTTATTGCTGAGGGAGCTAAAAAGAAGGGCCTTACATCAAAGCAAATGGAAGATGATTTTTTTAAAACCATGCGACCTTCTTCGCTTCTGCAACGGTTTATTAAGCCTGAAGAAATTGCAAGCTTGGTCGCTTATGTTTGCAGCCCCCTTTCTGCTGCTACAAATGGGGCAGCTCTAAGAGCCGAGGGCGGTCTTATTAGAAGCGTGATATGA
- a CDS encoding CsbD family protein, whose protein sequence is MNKDLFESQWSQIKPILRDKWSNLTDEDIRQINGRYDQLIAKIQQRRWL, encoded by the coding sequence ATGAATAAAGATTTATTTGAAAGCCAATGGTCTCAAATTAAACCAATTCTTAGAGACAAATGGAGCAATTTAACTGATGAAGACATCCGTCAAATCAACGGACGTTATGACCAATTAATTGCTAAAATTCAACAAAGGAGATGGCTATAG